ACTCCCATTATTGTAGTTACGGCGCGTAATCAGGAGACGGATAAGATTATGGCGCTTAATGGCGGGGCCGATGATTATTTGGCAAAACCGTTGAATCCTGATGAATTTTTGCTTAAGGTGCGTTTGGCATTGCGGCATCACATATTTGCAGGGGGTAAGTCTGTTGTTGTCTGTGGTGATTTAGTTATTGACTTGCTTAAGCAGCGGGTCGTCGTGGATGGTACCAGTTTGTATTTGTCGCCTATGGAGTATAGGATACTCGGCATTTTAGCCGGACAACAAGGCCGGGTTCTGAGCTGCCAGTATTTGTTACAGGCAGTCGGCAGACCGTTTACCCTGGCGGGTGAAAAGTACATCCGACAGTACATTGCCCAAATACGCTGCAAATTAAATGGTAATGTCCTTGATCGTTATATTAATACCGTGCCGGGATTCGGATATCAATTACGGTTACAGCCGGGCTAAGAGTGGATAAATCGTAGAATTGATCTAGGGAGAGGCGAAAGTATATGGCTAGTAATGAGATTCTCTTATTAGCGGTTGGCATGTTTTGTTTTGGGTTTGTATTCGGATTATGGCTTTTCCCATGGATTTTTCGGCTAAAATGAATAAAAAGGGTGTCCACATAAAAGACACAAAACCAAGGATTGGAAAAGGGTGCTATGATAACATTAACCACGTGTACCAAGCATATAAATCGAAATCGGTGTTAACCAATATCAAAGAAGTTTACAGGTTGAGAATTTGAGGCGATTTATAATATGCAAAGATACAACAGAGCAAATGGCAGAGAATTGATGGATACAGAAAGGAAATTAATGGATACAGGAAGGAAAGAAGAAAATATTATCCTTTTATTAACCCCGAAAGCAACGGTTGCATTTCTGTACGATCACTGTTCCCTGAGGCAGGGACTTGAAAAAATGAGGTATCATGGATATACGGCCATACCGGTCATTACAAAGGATGGAACTTATATCGGAACGGTCAGTGAAGGAGATTTTTTATGGCATTTGCTGGACAGTGATGTGTACACTATGAAATTACAGGAGGAATATTCCATTTTAGATATACTCCGAAAAGGCTGGAATCTTGCGGTGAAAATTGATACAATCATGAATGAGTTACTTCTTCGTGTTATGGATCAAAATTTCGTTCCGGTAATTGATGACCGGGGAAAATTTATGGGGATTATAACTCGAAAAGACGTAATAAAGTATTATTATAATTTAATGAAAACAAATAAAACTTGAGACTAAAATAACGGGCATAAAGTCCAGATCCTAATGGAGGAGGCCAGTGAAATCATTACGAAGTATAGGACGATTTATATGGTAACCCTTAACGGAATAAGTTTCGCGTACGATTA
This window of the Methylomusa anaerophila genome carries:
- a CDS encoding response regulator transcription factor, giving the protein MASNRIRILAIDGDLAMIRLLRKSLRDSHYKFQAAFNGKAGIAQFEKTLPDVVTVDLDLPDMEGHEVIRQIRQSSDTPIIVVTARNQETDKIMALNGGADDYLAKPLNPDEFLLKVRLALRHHIFAGGKSVVVCGDLVIDLLKQRVVVDGTSLYLSPMEYRILGILAGQQGRVLSCQYLLQAVGRPFTLAGEKYIRQYIAQIRCKLNGNVLDRYINTVPGFGYQLRLQPG
- a CDS encoding CBS domain-containing protein; translation: MQRYNRANGRELMDTERKLMDTGRKEENIILLLTPKATVAFLYDHCSLRQGLEKMRYHGYTAIPVITKDGTYIGTVSEGDFLWHLLDSDVYTMKLQEEYSILDILRKGWNLAVKIDTIMNELLLRVMDQNFVPVIDDRGKFMGIITRKDVIKYYYNLMKTNKT